From the Oryza glaberrima chromosome 5, OglaRS2, whole genome shotgun sequence genome, one window contains:
- the LOC127773804 gene encoding serine/threonine-protein kinase PBL27-like isoform X1 — translation MEQLRQVGEAIGGVNALMAFHDDLRCINPRQCALLAHAYALAFRAVAGELRARLRFHDRLTKWKPLDDPLRELHRVVRDGEAYIRHCLLLDPAHWWARAAAATHGTECVEHHLHNLLWCVSVVVEAVENVGEVTGSDPDELARRRLALARDYDKDLLDPKLFRERLGETFLATHELAARMDMAWKEDRWLLFQLLDERKGPTSSPEPPLTRQEHRLADLLAAPRGKLHPASVLLMSDFHMRRRLGGNGNLKEVQWLGEAFAVKHVVGVDAEAAAAEVAALASVSPHPNVAHCRYCFHDEEKRELYMVMDQLMSKDLGSYVKEVNSAKRRAPLPLVVVVDTMLQIACGMAHLHSNKMYHGNLNPSNVLVKPRHGDAYLHVKVAGFVSGSGTANATNPCIWCAPEVVGNEAAATEKGDVYSFGMICFELITGKIPFEDNHLQGENMSKNIRAGERPLFPFQSPKYLTSLTRRCWHGEAAQRPPFHSICRVLRYVKRFLVMNNPEQAAADAAGAGPAVDYLDMEAQLLRRFPEWEGNGVADVPFEMYAYRVMERDKMSNACRDRSSDSGSDGNSLWGDDSASGGSSTTATDASASSRPLLDRSGSTRSSPPPPRRKVAIAAAKAGKCRSGIVTRLKPSSKITASSMSVTCAGPPQKSRSMGTVRPPPVVARRTPRIKSDGHLNRAAIPPTRRRKSGGNASDSELA, via the coding sequence atggagcAGCTCCGGCAGGTCGGCGAGGCCATCGGCGGCGTCAACGCCCTCATGGCCTTCCACGACGACCTCCGCTGCATCAACCCTCGCCAATGCGCCCTCCTCGCCCACGCCTACGCCCTCGCCttccgcgccgtcgccggcgagctccgcgcCCGCCTCCGCTTCCACGACCGCCTCACCAAATGGAAGCCCCTCGACGATCCCCTCCGCGAGCTCCACCGCGTCgtccgcgacggcgaggcctACATCCGCCACTGCCTCCTCCTCGACCCGGCCCACTGGtgggcgcgcgccgccgccgccacgcacgGCACGGAATGCGTCGAGCACCACCTCCACAACCTCCTTTGGTgcgtctccgtcgtcgtcgaggcggTCGAGAACGTCGGCGAGGTCACCGGCTCCGACCCCGACGAGCtcgcccggcggcggctggcgctgGCCAGGGACTACGACAAGGACCTGCTCGATCCAAAGCTCTTCCGGGAGAGGCTCGGCGAGACGTTCCTCGCCACGCATGAGCTCGCCGCCCGGATGGACATGGCGTGGAAGGAGGACAGGTGGCTGCTGTTCCAGCTTCTCGACGAGAGGAAGGGCccgacgtcgtcgccggagccgcCATTGACGCGGCAGGAGCACCggctcgccgacctcctcgccgcgccgcgcgggaAGCTGCACCCGGCGAGCGTGCTCCTGATGAGCGACTTCCACATGCGGAGGCGCCTCGGGGGGAACGGGAACCTCAAGGAGGTGCAGTGGTTGGGGGAGGCGTTCGCCGTGAAgcacgtcgtcggcgtcgacgccgaggcggcggccgcggaggtggcggcgctggcgtcGGTGTCGCCGCACCCGAACGTGGCGCACTGCCGCTACTGCTTCCACGACGAGGAGAAGAGGGAGCTGTACATGGTGATGGACCAGCTGATGAGCAAGGACCTCGGCAGCTACGTCAAGGAGGTGAACTCCGCCAAGCGCCGGGCGCCGCtcccgctcgtcgtcgtcgtcgacaccATGCTGCAGATCGCGTGCGGCATGGCGCACCTGCACTCCAACAAGATGTACCACGGCAACCTCAACCCATCCAACGTGCTCGTCAAGCCGCGCCATGGCGACGCCTACCTGCATGTCAAGGTCGCCGGCTTCGTCTCCGGCTCCGGCACGGCGAACGCGACCAACCCATGCATCTGGTGCGcgccggaggtggtggggaacgaggcggcggcgacggagaagggtgacgtgtacagcttcgggaTGATCTGCTTCGAGCTGATCACCGGGAAGATCCCGTTCGAGGACAACCACCTGCAGGGGGAGAACATGAGCAAGAACAtccgcgccggcgagcggccgcTGTTCCCGTTCCAGTCGCCCAAGTACCTGACCAGCCTGACGCGGCGGTGCTggcacggcgaggcggcgcagcgGCCGCCGTTCCACTCCATCTGCCGCGTGCTCCGCTACGTGAAGCGCTTCCTGGTGATGAATAAcccggagcaggcggcggcggacgcggctgGAGCCGGGCCGGCAGTGGACTACCTGGACATGGAGGCGCAGCTGCTGAGGAGGTTCCCGGAGTGGGAGGGGAACGGTGTCGCCGACGTGCCGTTCGAGATGTACGCGTACAGGGTGATGGAGAGGGACAAGATGAGCAACGCGTGCAGGGACAGGAGCTCCGACTCCGGCAGCGACGGCAACTCGCTGTGGGGAGATGACAGCGCCAGCGGCGGGTCcagcacgacggcgacggacgcGTCGGCGTCGAGCCGGCCGCTGCTTGACCGGAGCGGCAGCacgaggtcgtcgccgccgccgccgcggcgcaaggtggccatcgccgccgccaaggcagGCAAGTGTCGCAGCGGCATTGTTACTCGTCTAAAGCCTTCCTCCAAGATTACAGCTAGCTCCATGTCCGTGACGTGTGCAGGGCCGCCGCAGAAGTCGAGGTCGATGGGCACGGtgaggccgccgccggtcgtGGCCCGCCGAACGCCGAGGATTAAGTCCGACGGCCACCTCAATAGGGCGGCAATTCCGCCTACCCGACGGCGTAAATCCGGCGGGAACGCTTCAGACTCGGAGTTAGCTTAG
- the LOC127773804 gene encoding serine/threonine-protein kinase PBL27-like isoform X2, whose translation MEQLRQVGEAIGGVNALMAFHDDLRCINPRQCALLAHAYALAFRAVAGELRARLRFHDRLTKWKPLDDPLRELHRVVRDGEAYIRHCLLLDPAHWWARAAAATHGTECVEHHLHNLLWCVSVVVEAVENVGEVTGSDPDELARRRLALARDYDKDLLDPKLFRERLGETFLATHELAARMDMAWKEDRWLLFQLLDERKGPTSSPEPPLTRQEHRLADLLAAPRGKLHPASVLLMSDFHMRRRLGGNGNLKEVQWLGEAFAVKHVVGVDAEAAAAEVAALASVSPHPNVAHCRYCFHDEEKRELYMVMDQLMSKDLGSYVKEVNSAKRRAPLPLVVVVDTMLQIACGMAHLHSNKMYHGNLNPSNVLVKPRHGDAYLHVKVAGFVSGSGTANATNPCIWCAPEVVGNEAAATEKGDVYSFGMICFELITGKIPFEDNHLQGENMSKNIRAGERPLFPFQSPKYLTSLTRRCWHGEAAQRPPFHSICRVLRYVKRFLVMNNPEQAAADAAGAGPAVDYLDMEAQLLRRFPEWEGNGVADVPFEMYAYRVMERDKMSNACRDRSSDSGSDGNSLWGDDSASGGSSTTATDASASSRPLLDRSGSTRSSPPPPRRKVAIAAAKAGPPQKSRSMGTVRPPPVVARRTPRIKSDGHLNRAAIPPTRRRKSGGNASDSELA comes from the exons atggagcAGCTCCGGCAGGTCGGCGAGGCCATCGGCGGCGTCAACGCCCTCATGGCCTTCCACGACGACCTCCGCTGCATCAACCCTCGCCAATGCGCCCTCCTCGCCCACGCCTACGCCCTCGCCttccgcgccgtcgccggcgagctccgcgcCCGCCTCCGCTTCCACGACCGCCTCACCAAATGGAAGCCCCTCGACGATCCCCTCCGCGAGCTCCACCGCGTCgtccgcgacggcgaggcctACATCCGCCACTGCCTCCTCCTCGACCCGGCCCACTGGtgggcgcgcgccgccgccgccacgcacgGCACGGAATGCGTCGAGCACCACCTCCACAACCTCCTTTGGTgcgtctccgtcgtcgtcgaggcggTCGAGAACGTCGGCGAGGTCACCGGCTCCGACCCCGACGAGCtcgcccggcggcggctggcgctgGCCAGGGACTACGACAAGGACCTGCTCGATCCAAAGCTCTTCCGGGAGAGGCTCGGCGAGACGTTCCTCGCCACGCATGAGCTCGCCGCCCGGATGGACATGGCGTGGAAGGAGGACAGGTGGCTGCTGTTCCAGCTTCTCGACGAGAGGAAGGGCccgacgtcgtcgccggagccgcCATTGACGCGGCAGGAGCACCggctcgccgacctcctcgccgcgccgcgcgggaAGCTGCACCCGGCGAGCGTGCTCCTGATGAGCGACTTCCACATGCGGAGGCGCCTCGGGGGGAACGGGAACCTCAAGGAGGTGCAGTGGTTGGGGGAGGCGTTCGCCGTGAAgcacgtcgtcggcgtcgacgccgaggcggcggccgcggaggtggcggcgctggcgtcGGTGTCGCCGCACCCGAACGTGGCGCACTGCCGCTACTGCTTCCACGACGAGGAGAAGAGGGAGCTGTACATGGTGATGGACCAGCTGATGAGCAAGGACCTCGGCAGCTACGTCAAGGAGGTGAACTCCGCCAAGCGCCGGGCGCCGCtcccgctcgtcgtcgtcgtcgacaccATGCTGCAGATCGCGTGCGGCATGGCGCACCTGCACTCCAACAAGATGTACCACGGCAACCTCAACCCATCCAACGTGCTCGTCAAGCCGCGCCATGGCGACGCCTACCTGCATGTCAAGGTCGCCGGCTTCGTCTCCGGCTCCGGCACGGCGAACGCGACCAACCCATGCATCTGGTGCGcgccggaggtggtggggaacgaggcggcggcgacggagaagggtgacgtgtacagcttcgggaTGATCTGCTTCGAGCTGATCACCGGGAAGATCCCGTTCGAGGACAACCACCTGCAGGGGGAGAACATGAGCAAGAACAtccgcgccggcgagcggccgcTGTTCCCGTTCCAGTCGCCCAAGTACCTGACCAGCCTGACGCGGCGGTGCTggcacggcgaggcggcgcagcgGCCGCCGTTCCACTCCATCTGCCGCGTGCTCCGCTACGTGAAGCGCTTCCTGGTGATGAATAAcccggagcaggcggcggcggacgcggctgGAGCCGGGCCGGCAGTGGACTACCTGGACATGGAGGCGCAGCTGCTGAGGAGGTTCCCGGAGTGGGAGGGGAACGGTGTCGCCGACGTGCCGTTCGAGATGTACGCGTACAGGGTGATGGAGAGGGACAAGATGAGCAACGCGTGCAGGGACAGGAGCTCCGACTCCGGCAGCGACGGCAACTCGCTGTGGGGAGATGACAGCGCCAGCGGCGGGTCcagcacgacggcgacggacgcGTCGGCGTCGAGCCGGCCGCTGCTTGACCGGAGCGGCAGCacgaggtcgtcgccgccgccgccgcggcgcaaggtggccatcgccgccgccaaggcag GGCCGCCGCAGAAGTCGAGGTCGATGGGCACGGtgaggccgccgccggtcgtGGCCCGCCGAACGCCGAGGATTAAGTCCGACGGCCACCTCAATAGGGCGGCAATTCCGCCTACCCGACGGCGTAAATCCGGCGGGAACGCTTCAGACTCGGAGTTAGCTTAG